A DNA window from Janibacter sp. A1S7 contains the following coding sequences:
- a CDS encoding trimeric intracellular cation channel family protein, producing the protein MTETPAAVPDIIRLLDLLGVLANGLLGGAVARRFNLDPVGFAVLAIVSALGGGAIRDVLLDLTPIALTDLAYLTVALVAAGVAFMVPLEGRRWRQLFPWVDAIALGTWAVVGTQKALMYDIHWLPAILLGVLTACGGGAVRDMMLGRVPVILQQSELYASAAFVAGATFVVFSSFIPGPGDSLVAAGVGGGICVLARKRGWRLPTEPRWIAVRPKE; encoded by the coding sequence ATGACTGAGACACCTGCCGCCGTCCCGGACATCATTCGGCTCCTCGACCTGCTGGGAGTGCTCGCCAACGGGTTGCTGGGCGGGGCCGTGGCCCGCCGCTTCAACCTCGACCCGGTCGGATTCGCCGTGTTGGCGATCGTCTCGGCCCTGGGCGGCGGCGCGATCCGCGACGTGCTGCTCGACCTCACCCCGATCGCGCTGACGGACCTGGCCTACCTGACGGTCGCGCTCGTCGCTGCAGGCGTCGCGTTCATGGTCCCTCTGGAGGGCCGTCGCTGGCGCCAGCTCTTCCCGTGGGTCGACGCGATCGCCCTCGGGACCTGGGCGGTCGTCGGCACGCAGAAGGCGCTGATGTACGACATCCACTGGCTGCCGGCGATCCTCCTCGGCGTGCTCACCGCCTGCGGTGGCGGTGCCGTGCGGGACATGATGCTGGGCCGGGTGCCGGTCATCCTGCAGCAGTCCGAGCTCTACGCCAGCGCAGCCTTCGTCGCCGGCGCGACCTTCGTCGTCTTCTCGTCCTTCATCCCGGGCCCGGGGGACTCCCTGGTCGCCGCAGGCGTGGGTGGTGGCATCTGCGTGCTGGCCCGCAAGCGCGGGTGGCGACTGCCGACGGAACCGCGGTGGATCGCGGTGCGTCCCAAGGAGTGA
- a CDS encoding PhoH family protein — MPRPDQPDLRALDSISDDPRRDDSDTRTVQQTIVLPDNVPMVNLLGPTDELLRTMERAFPKAEILVRGNEFRLHGPRHDLEVIDRLLDELMEIIEAGQPLNRDAVERSITMLRGQFRERPADVLTTNIVSSRGRTIRPKTLGQKHYVDAIEDHTVIFGIGPAGTGKTYLAMAKAVAALQAKQVQRIILTRPAVEAGEKLGFLPGTLGDKIDPYLRPLYDALHDMLDPESIPRLMAAGTIEVAPLAFMRGRTLNDSFIILDEAQNTSPEQMKMFLTRLGFGSKMVVTGDTSQVDLPGGVQSGLKVVQRILTDIDGVDFAHLDATDVVRHRLVGEIVNAYDRYDATKGQQQ; from the coding sequence ATGCCTCGACCAGACCAACCCGACCTGCGCGCCCTCGACTCGATCTCAGACGACCCGCGACGTGACGACTCCGACACCCGGACGGTGCAGCAGACGATCGTCCTGCCCGACAACGTGCCCATGGTCAACCTCCTGGGGCCCACCGACGAGCTGCTGCGGACGATGGAACGCGCCTTCCCCAAGGCGGAGATCCTCGTGCGTGGCAACGAGTTCCGTCTGCACGGCCCCCGGCACGACCTCGAGGTCATCGACCGTCTGCTCGACGAGCTGATGGAGATCATCGAGGCCGGGCAGCCCTTGAACCGGGACGCCGTCGAGCGCTCGATCACCATGCTGCGCGGACAGTTCCGAGAGCGCCCCGCCGACGTGCTGACGACCAACATCGTCTCCAGCCGCGGCCGCACCATCCGTCCCAAGACGCTGGGACAGAAGCACTACGTCGATGCCATCGAGGACCACACGGTGATCTTCGGGATCGGGCCGGCCGGTACCGGCAAGACGTACCTGGCGATGGCCAAGGCGGTCGCCGCCCTGCAGGCCAAGCAGGTTCAGCGGATCATCCTCACCCGACCGGCCGTGGAGGCGGGGGAGAAGCTCGGCTTCCTGCCCGGCACGCTGGGCGACAAGATCGACCCCTACCTGCGTCCGCTCTACGACGCCCTGCACGACATGCTCGACCCGGAGTCGATCCCGCGCCTGATGGCCGCCGGGACCATCGAGGTCGCCCCGCTGGCCTTCATGCGCGGGCGCACGCTGAACGACTCCTTCATCATCCTCGACGAGGCGCAGAACACCTCACCCGAGCAGATGAAGATGTTCCTCACGCGCTTGGGCTTCGGCTCCAAGATGGTCGTCACCGGTGACACCAGCCAGGTCGATCTGCCGGGCGGGGTCCAGTCCGGCCTGAAGGTCGTCCAGCGCATCCTGACCGACATCGACGGGGTCGACTTCGCCCACCTGGACGCCACGGACGTCGTGCGGCACCGCCTCGTCGGGGAGATCGTCAATGCCTACGACCGGTACGACGCGACGAAGGGTCAGCAGCAGTGA
- the hrcA gene encoding heat-inducible transcriptional repressor HrcA produces MSDERRMAVLSAIVEDYVQTSEPVGSRALLDRHRLNVSAATVRNDMAALEDEGLIVAPHTSAGRIPTDAGYRLFVDRLQAIRPMSRGERAAITDYLEGADELDAVLDRTVRLLSTLTRQVAVVQYPSLTRSIVKHIELVAMSDTRLMVVVIMGTGRVEQRVVPTGVDYTDGPGLESLARARSRVNAATRDRRLAEALDALGTLHSEDTGTEDALTAGVLAALADALADERETKIALAGTANLARSPGDFPMTLEPILDALEQHVVLLKLLGVEADQDEAGVAVRIGSENPVSGLHTTSLVTSGYGSGDEQVGTVGVLGPTRMDYPATMAQVRAVATYLSRIMDA; encoded by the coding sequence ATGAGTGACGAGCGTCGGATGGCGGTACTCAGCGCCATCGTGGAGGACTACGTCCAGACGTCGGAGCCCGTGGGCTCGCGGGCGCTGCTGGACCGGCACCGGCTCAACGTCTCTGCCGCGACCGTGCGCAACGACATGGCCGCGCTCGAGGACGAGGGCCTCATCGTCGCCCCGCACACGTCCGCCGGCCGGATCCCCACGGATGCCGGGTACCGCCTCTTCGTCGACCGGTTGCAGGCCATCCGGCCGATGTCCCGGGGGGAGCGGGCCGCCATCACCGACTACCTCGAGGGCGCCGACGAGCTCGATGCCGTCCTGGACCGCACCGTGCGACTCCTGTCGACGCTGACCCGCCAGGTCGCCGTCGTGCAGTATCCGTCGCTGACCAGGAGCATCGTCAAGCACATCGAGCTGGTGGCGATGAGCGACACCCGCCTCATGGTGGTCGTCATCATGGGGACCGGCCGGGTCGAGCAGCGGGTCGTACCCACGGGCGTCGACTACACCGACGGCCCCGGCCTCGAGTCGCTGGCCCGGGCACGTTCCCGGGTCAACGCCGCGACCCGTGACCGGCGCCTAGCCGAGGCGCTCGATGCCCTCGGCACGCTGCACTCCGAGGACACCGGCACCGAGGACGCTCTCACCGCCGGGGTATTGGCTGCGCTCGCCGACGCGCTCGCCGACGAGCGGGAGACCAAGATCGCACTCGCGGGGACGGCCAACCTCGCTCGCAGCCCCGGCGACTTCCCGATGACGCTGGAACCCATCCTCGATGCACTGGAGCAGCACGTCGTGCTGCTGAAGCTCCTGGGTGTCGAGGCCGACCAGGACGAGGCGGGTGTCGCCGTGCGCATCGGCTCGGAGAACCCCGTGAGCGGCCTGCACACGACCTCGTTGGTCACCTCGGGCTACGGCTCGGGTGACGAGCAGGTCGGGACCGTCGGTGTGCTCGGCCCCACTCGCATGGACTACCCGGCGACGATGGCACAGGTGCGTGCCGTCGCCACCTACCTCTCGCGGATCATGGACGCCTGA
- a CDS encoding hotdog fold domain-containing protein — protein sequence MAQQTFTLYKRIARLPRGKEIFSLFYSRKAPYFATVRPKVREVRPNYAELSIANRKAVHNHIGTLHAIAVCNGLEAAMGLLAEATCPGGMRWLPRGLRVDYLAKSTTDLLCIAETDASDWARGPGDVDIRVKAVRTDGVVAVEGVIPVYVSMKPSTRD from the coding sequence GTGGCACAGCAGACCTTCACCCTGTACAAGCGCATCGCGCGTCTCCCGCGAGGCAAGGAGATCTTCTCGCTGTTCTACAGCAGGAAGGCGCCCTACTTCGCGACCGTGCGGCCGAAGGTGCGCGAGGTCCGTCCCAACTACGCAGAGCTGTCCATCGCCAACCGCAAGGCGGTGCACAACCACATCGGCACGCTGCACGCGATCGCCGTGTGCAACGGTCTCGAGGCCGCGATGGGTCTGCTCGCCGAAGCCACCTGCCCCGGTGGGATGCGGTGGTTGCCGCGGGGTCTGCGGGTGGACTACCTGGCGAAGTCGACCACCGACCTGCTCTGCATCGCCGAGACCGACGCGTCCGACTGGGCACGCGGCCCCGGTGACGTCGACATCCGCGTCAAGGCCGTGCGCACCGACGGGGTGGTCGCCGTCGAGGGCGTCATCCCCGTCTACGTGTCGATGAAGCCGAGCACGAGGGACTGA
- the dnaJ gene encoding molecular chaperone DnaJ has product MNDYYEDLGVSREASPEEIKRAYRKLARTLHPDVNPGEDAEEKFKRVSQAYDVLSDETRRRQYDMGGDPYGGAHDGFGAGFSFSDIMEQFFGAQSGGGRGPRSRRSRGQDGLVGLEVDLATAVFGGQEDLVIDTATACSVCDGDGAQPGTGRRTCDTCAGRGEIQQVQRSFLGQVMTSRPCPTCQGFGEVIPNPCHECSGQGRVRTRRTMTVKIPAGVDSGTRIHLSGEGEVGPGGGPAGDLYVELRVAEHDTFTRRGDDLHASVPVPMTAAALGVDMSFMTLDGEQEISIKRGTQPGDTIVLPGLGVTHLRHEGRGDLIIHMDVRTPTRLDGEQEQLLRDLASVRDEEQPDGDLDDIDAGFVGRLRHAFKR; this is encoded by the coding sequence GTGAACGACTACTACGAGGACCTCGGCGTCAGCCGAGAGGCCAGCCCCGAGGAGATCAAGCGGGCCTACCGCAAGCTCGCCCGTACCCTGCACCCGGACGTGAACCCCGGTGAGGACGCCGAGGAGAAGTTCAAGCGCGTCTCGCAGGCCTACGACGTGCTCTCCGACGAGACGAGGCGTCGCCAGTACGACATGGGCGGCGACCCGTACGGCGGGGCGCACGACGGCTTCGGCGCGGGCTTCAGCTTCAGCGACATCATGGAGCAGTTCTTCGGCGCCCAGTCGGGCGGCGGCCGGGGGCCGCGCTCGCGCCGTTCGCGCGGGCAGGACGGCCTGGTCGGGCTCGAGGTCGACCTGGCGACCGCCGTCTTCGGCGGTCAGGAGGACCTGGTCATCGACACCGCCACCGCGTGCTCGGTGTGCGACGGCGACGGCGCGCAGCCGGGCACCGGCCGCCGCACCTGTGACACCTGCGCCGGTCGTGGTGAGATCCAGCAGGTGCAGCGCTCCTTCCTGGGGCAGGTGATGACCAGCCGTCCGTGCCCGACCTGCCAGGGCTTCGGCGAAGTCATCCCCAACCCGTGCCACGAGTGCTCCGGCCAGGGCCGGGTACGCACCCGGCGCACGATGACGGTCAAGATCCCCGCCGGCGTCGATTCCGGCACCCGCATCCACCTCTCCGGCGAAGGGGAGGTCGGACCCGGTGGCGGACCGGCCGGCGACCTCTACGTCGAGCTGCGGGTCGCCGAGCACGACACCTTCACTCGTCGGGGTGACGACCTGCACGCATCCGTGCCGGTGCCGATGACAGCGGCCGCGCTCGGTGTCGACATGAGCTTCATGACGCTGGACGGGGAGCAGGAGATCTCCATCAAGCGGGGCACCCAACCCGGCGACACGATCGTCCTGCCCGGTCTGGGCGTGACGCACCTGCGCCACGAGGGCCGCGGCGACCTGATCATCCACATGGACGTGCGTACTCCGACCCGTCTGGACGGGGAGCAGGAGCAGCTGCTGCGCGACCTCGCCAGCGTCCGCGACGAGGAGCAGCCCGACGGCGACCTCGACGACATCGACGCCGGTTTCGTCGGTCGTCTGCGCCACGCCTTCAAGCGCTGA
- a CDS encoding 16S rRNA (uracil(1498)-N(3))-methyltransferase, which produces MTAPLFLVDPGVLDGLGVDDDVALTGSEAHHAATVVRLQTGEEVLVADRAGARVRTVAASVASDLVSLRVTGRADEPAPSLRLTLVQALAKDGRDEDAVEAATELGVDGVIPWQADRSIVRWKGPKVDKGRRKWANVIERAAKQSRRGRWPDLGELVTTATLAETCRRTGTTPFVLHEDATTALAGVDLPETGEILLVVGPEGGISPDERDLLVAAGARAVRLGPQILRASTAGPAAIAAISTRTRWRSAGGHR; this is translated from the coding sequence GTGACCGCACCACTGTTCCTCGTCGACCCCGGCGTCCTCGACGGCCTCGGAGTCGACGACGACGTCGCGCTGACCGGCTCCGAGGCGCACCACGCCGCGACGGTGGTGCGGCTGCAGACCGGTGAGGAGGTCCTCGTCGCCGATCGTGCAGGCGCGCGTGTGCGGACCGTCGCCGCGTCGGTGGCCAGCGACCTCGTCTCGTTGCGCGTGACCGGACGGGCGGACGAGCCGGCACCGTCCCTGCGTCTCACGCTCGTCCAGGCGTTGGCCAAGGACGGACGCGACGAGGATGCCGTCGAGGCGGCCACCGAGCTCGGTGTCGACGGCGTGATCCCGTGGCAGGCGGACCGCTCGATCGTGCGGTGGAAGGGCCCCAAGGTCGACAAGGGCCGGCGCAAGTGGGCCAACGTGATCGAGCGTGCGGCCAAGCAGTCCCGACGTGGGCGGTGGCCCGACCTCGGCGAGCTCGTCACCACCGCCACGCTCGCCGAGACGTGCCGCAGGACGGGGACCACCCCCTTCGTCCTGCACGAGGACGCGACGACGGCACTGGCCGGCGTCGACCTGCCCGAGACCGGGGAGATCCTCCTCGTCGTGGGGCCCGAAGGGGGCATCTCACCCGACGAGAGAGACCTGCTGGTGGCCGCCGGTGCGCGCGCGGTCCGCCTCGGGCCGCAGATCCTGCGGGCGTCCACCGCGGGCCCGGCGGCGATTGCCGCCATCAGCACCCGTACCCGCTGGAGGTCAGCGGGCGGACATCGCTAG
- a CDS encoding hemolysin family protein, producing the protein MTGFIVGAVVSIIVAFALTLIDAAIGSASRVAAEDAESEGRRGARELRAILAESAGPISVIAFLRAIAEAAAAVLIALVVVEQVERTWLALIISVAIMAVVTFMLVGVSPRTLGQQHSTTIALATAPFVIWLRRILGPFARLLVTLSNAFTPGGGYRDGPFRSEAELRDLLDLAGENALIEDEERDMLHSVFELGDTLAHEVMVPRTDMITIESDKPARKGLNLFIRSGFSRVPVVGESSDDIVGLVYLKDVVRSLLADEGAADKPVSTFMRPAPFVPESKPVDQLLREMQVDQTHAAIVVDEYGGTAGLVTIEDILEEIVGEIADEYDREGPGVEDLGDGRHRVPAAFGVDDLAELYDVDLEDEEVDTVAGLLGKVTGRVPISGAHCEVAGLSLTAEKMSGRRHRVATVIVERVASSDAMTDQEIGA; encoded by the coding sequence GTGACCGGCTTCATCGTCGGTGCCGTCGTCTCGATCATCGTCGCCTTCGCGCTCACGCTCATCGATGCGGCCATCGGTTCCGCCTCTCGCGTCGCCGCCGAGGACGCCGAGAGCGAGGGGCGGCGCGGGGCCAGGGAGTTGCGCGCCATCCTCGCCGAGAGCGCAGGTCCGATCTCCGTCATCGCGTTCCTGCGGGCCATCGCCGAGGCCGCAGCCGCCGTGCTCATCGCGCTCGTCGTCGTCGAGCAGGTCGAGCGCACCTGGCTGGCACTGATCATCTCCGTGGCCATCATGGCCGTGGTCACCTTCATGCTCGTCGGCGTCTCGCCACGCACCCTGGGCCAGCAGCACAGCACCACGATCGCCCTGGCCACGGCCCCCTTCGTCATCTGGCTGCGCCGCATCCTCGGGCCCTTCGCCCGGTTGCTGGTGACCCTCAGCAACGCGTTCACGCCCGGAGGCGGCTACCGGGACGGGCCATTCCGCTCGGAGGCCGAGCTGCGCGACCTGCTCGACCTCGCGGGGGAGAACGCGCTCATCGAGGACGAGGAGCGCGACATGCTCCACTCGGTCTTCGAGCTCGGTGACACGCTCGCGCACGAGGTGATGGTCCCGCGCACCGACATGATCACCATCGAGTCCGACAAGCCGGCGCGCAAGGGACTCAACCTCTTCATCCGGTCCGGGTTCTCCCGGGTGCCGGTCGTCGGCGAGTCCAGCGACGACATCGTCGGGCTGGTCTACCTCAAGGACGTCGTGCGCTCCCTGCTGGCCGACGAGGGCGCCGCGGACAAGCCGGTCTCGACGTTCATGCGGCCGGCACCCTTCGTCCCCGAGAGCAAGCCGGTCGACCAGCTGCTGCGCGAGATGCAGGTCGACCAGACGCACGCCGCGATCGTCGTCGACGAGTACGGGGGGACAGCGGGCCTGGTGACGATCGAGGACATCCTCGAGGAGATCGTCGGCGAGATCGCCGACGAGTACGACCGCGAGGGCCCCGGCGTGGAGGACCTCGGGGACGGTCGCCATCGCGTCCCGGCCGCCTTCGGCGTGGACGACCTGGCCGAGCTCTACGACGTGGACCTCGAGGACGAGGAGGTCGACACCGTCGCGGGGCTGCTCGGCAAGGTCACCGGCCGGGTGCCGATCAGCGGCGCGCACTGCGAGGTGGCAGGGTTGTCGCTGACGGCTGAGAAGATGTCCGGACGACGACACCGGGTCGCGACGGTCATCGTCGAACGCGTCGCGTCGTCGGACGCGATGACGGACCAGGAGATCGGGGCATGA
- the fabG gene encoding 3-oxoacyl-ACP reductase FabG, with product MSTTRTAVVTGAARGIGRAVAHRLATDGHHVAVLDLDESACQVVADEITDGGGTALAVGVDVSDPEQVEAGVARVAEELGAPTLLVNNAGIIRDNMLFKMPVEDWDAVMSVHLRGAFLMTRACQAHMTTEKYGRIVNLSSTSALGNRGQVNYSAAKAGMQGFTKTLAIELGKFGVTANAIAPGFIQTDMTAATAERIGVPFEDFLAHAAKETPVQRVGQPEDIAATASFLLSEEAGFVSGQVIYVAGGPRD from the coding sequence ATGAGCACCACCCGCACCGCCGTCGTCACCGGAGCCGCCCGCGGCATCGGCCGTGCCGTCGCCCACCGACTGGCCACCGACGGCCACCACGTCGCCGTGCTCGACCTCGACGAGTCGGCCTGCCAGGTCGTCGCCGACGAGATCACCGATGGCGGCGGCACGGCCCTCGCCGTGGGGGTGGACGTCTCGGATCCCGAGCAGGTCGAGGCCGGCGTGGCCCGGGTCGCCGAGGAGCTCGGCGCGCCGACCCTGCTGGTCAACAATGCCGGCATCATCCGCGACAACATGCTCTTCAAGATGCCGGTCGAGGACTGGGACGCCGTGATGTCGGTGCACCTGCGTGGCGCCTTCCTGATGACCAGGGCCTGCCAGGCGCACATGACGACCGAGAAGTACGGCCGCATCGTCAACCTCTCCTCGACGTCGGCGCTGGGCAACCGCGGCCAGGTCAACTACTCGGCCGCGAAGGCCGGGATGCAGGGCTTCACCAAGACCCTGGCCATCGAGCTGGGCAAGTTCGGGGTGACGGCCAATGCGATCGCCCCCGGCTTCATCCAGACCGACATGACGGCCGCGACGGCCGAGCGGATCGGGGTGCCCTTCGAGGACTTCCTCGCCCACGCCGCCAAGGAGACCCCGGTCCAGCGCGTCGGTCAGCCCGAGGACATCGCCGCGACGGCGTCCTTCCTGCTGTCGGAGGAGGCGGGATTCGTCTCCGGCCAGGTCATCTACGTCGCGGGCGGCCCGCGGGACTGA
- the hemW gene encoding radical SAM family heme chaperone HemW, which translates to MPALPDGDEAPRDGALPATARDAVGQRPFGIYLHVPFCTVRCGYCDFNTYTATELGPVGGAKGAGVATFVDAAIDELDLAQQVLGDPPAVSTVFVGGGTPTLLPAADLVRFLGAVRERWGLADDVEVTTEANPDSVDVDSLRVLAEGGFTRVSLGMQSAVPGVLATLDRTHDPANVSRAVAAAREVGLAVSLDLIYGTPGESLQQWRTSLETAIALRPDHLSAYALTVEDGTKLAARVRRGELPRPTDDDEADKYELADELLAPAGFDWYEISNWSRTPAGRCRHNEAYWRGDDWWGVGPGAHSHVAGVRWWNVKHPAGWAQRLAGGSPAAAREVLTPGQRHDEDVLLGVRLRDGLPTGMVTPQGRRAVAGLVADGLVDGRSAVRGRVVLTRRGRLLADTVVHQLIAGAVEPWQVSTGHD; encoded by the coding sequence GTGCCTGCCCTGCCCGATGGAGACGAGGCGCCGCGGGACGGCGCCCTGCCCGCCACCGCCCGTGACGCGGTCGGGCAGCGACCCTTCGGGATCTACCTGCACGTGCCCTTCTGCACGGTCCGGTGCGGCTACTGCGACTTCAACACCTACACCGCCACCGAGCTCGGTCCCGTCGGGGGAGCGAAGGGGGCGGGCGTCGCCACCTTCGTCGACGCGGCGATCGACGAGCTCGACCTCGCCCAGCAGGTGCTGGGGGACCCGCCGGCCGTGTCCACCGTCTTCGTCGGCGGAGGCACCCCGACCCTCCTGCCCGCCGCGGACCTCGTGCGCTTCCTCGGGGCCGTGCGTGAGCGCTGGGGGCTGGCCGATGACGTCGAGGTGACCACCGAGGCCAACCCCGACTCGGTGGACGTCGACTCCCTTCGCGTCCTGGCCGAGGGTGGGTTCACCCGGGTGAGCCTGGGTATGCAGTCGGCCGTGCCGGGTGTCCTGGCGACACTGGACCGCACCCACGACCCCGCCAACGTGAGCAGGGCGGTCGCGGCCGCCCGCGAGGTGGGCCTGGCCGTCAGCCTCGACCTGATCTACGGCACGCCGGGCGAGAGCCTGCAGCAGTGGCGCACCTCGCTCGAGACGGCGATCGCACTTCGACCGGACCACCTGTCCGCCTACGCGTTGACCGTCGAGGACGGGACCAAGCTGGCCGCCCGGGTGCGTCGCGGTGAGCTGCCCCGACCCACCGATGACGACGAGGCCGACAAGTACGAGCTCGCCGACGAGTTGCTCGCCCCGGCCGGATTCGACTGGTACGAGATCAGCAACTGGTCGCGCACGCCCGCCGGACGGTGTCGGCACAACGAGGCCTACTGGCGCGGCGACGACTGGTGGGGCGTCGGGCCCGGGGCCCACAGCCACGTCGCCGGCGTCCGGTGGTGGAACGTCAAGCACCCCGCTGGCTGGGCGCAGCGCCTCGCCGGGGGGTCCCCGGCAGCGGCCCGCGAGGTCCTGACCCCCGGGCAGCGCCACGACGAGGACGTCCTGCTGGGGGTGCGGTTGCGTGACGGACTGCCGACCGGCATGGTGACGCCGCAGGGACGAAGGGCGGTGGCCGGCCTCGTCGCCGACGGTCTGGTCGACGGTCGTTCGGCCGTCCGCGGGCGCGTGGTGCTCACCCGTCGCGGTCGTCTGCTCGCCGACACCGTCGTCCACCAGCTCATCGCCGGGGCCGTCGAGCCATGGCAGGTGTCCACCGGCCATGACTGA
- a CDS encoding DUF3097 domain-containing protein — protein sequence MNDRYGNDVLSGDWRSRGRLARPTSRPIEATHGTVVEDVETGWVGAVVAVEKAGGVHVVHLEDRHGTVRAFPLGAGFLQDGTPVALTAPKGDRRAALAKAERAASRTASGSVAVHDARARVARGSRIFVEGRHDAELVEKVWGHDLRIEGVVVEMLDGVDDLAGVIREFSPGPDRRMGVLVDHLVPGTKESRIVEEANRVAPEHVLVVGHPYVDVWQSVRPQRLGMQAWPQIPRSVEWKRGVCAHLGWAHDSQADIARAWKQILGTVRSYADLEPALLGRVEELIDFVTAE from the coding sequence GTGAACGACCGATACGGCAATGACGTGCTCTCCGGCGACTGGCGCTCCAGAGGCCGCCTCGCCCGTCCCACCTCGCGCCCGATCGAGGCGACCCACGGCACCGTCGTGGAGGACGTCGAGACCGGCTGGGTCGGCGCCGTGGTCGCCGTGGAGAAGGCCGGTGGTGTCCACGTCGTGCACCTGGAGGACCGGCACGGCACGGTCCGGGCCTTTCCGCTGGGTGCCGGGTTCCTGCAGGACGGCACACCGGTGGCGCTCACCGCGCCGAAGGGGGACCGGCGAGCGGCCCTGGCGAAGGCCGAGCGCGCCGCATCGCGCACGGCCAGCGGGTCGGTCGCCGTACACGACGCGAGGGCGAGGGTGGCCCGCGGGTCGCGCATCTTCGTGGAGGGCCGGCACGACGCCGAGCTCGTCGAGAAGGTCTGGGGCCATGACCTACGGATCGAGGGGGTCGTCGTCGAGATGCTCGACGGCGTGGACGACCTTGCCGGGGTCATCCGGGAGTTCTCCCCCGGCCCCGACCGTCGGATGGGCGTCCTCGTCGATCATCTCGTGCCCGGCACGAAGGAGTCACGCATCGTCGAGGAGGCCAACCGGGTCGCCCCCGAGCACGTCCTCGTCGTCGGCCACCCCTACGTCGACGTGTGGCAGTCGGTGCGTCCGCAGCGTCTGGGTATGCAGGCCTGGCCGCAGATCCCGCGCTCCGTGGAGTGGAAGCGCGGCGTCTGCGCGCACCTGGGCTGGGCGCACGACTCGCAGGCCGACATCGCCCGCGCCTGGAAGCAGATCCTGGGCACGGTGCGCAGCTATGCCGACCTCGAACCAGCCCTCCTCGGCCGGGTCGAGGAGCTGATCGACTTCGTCACCGCGGAGTGA
- a CDS encoding tyrosine-protein phosphatase — MTHWIDLDGVVNMRDLGGLPTLSGGRTRDGRLVRSDNLQDLTRADVQRLVGEVGVTDVIDLRTDVERDLTGPGPLTQTSLAHHHLSFIAEDRHPGAARSTADSGKDALLLSEGDPDRGSSGFWTRHYLGYLHQRPDSVAGALDVIADSRGGAVVHCAAGKDRTGTVTAMALSVAGVPDEEIIADYAASGERIRQIIDRLVDVEPYKWGLQGRSLDEQTPQPETMEMILRTLEDEHGGATGWLRQHGWDDERLDRLRARLTG, encoded by the coding sequence ATGACCCACTGGATCGACCTCGACGGCGTCGTCAACATGCGCGACCTCGGCGGCCTGCCCACCCTCAGCGGCGGCCGCACCCGGGATGGTCGGCTCGTGCGCAGCGACAACCTGCAGGACCTCACGCGGGCGGACGTGCAGCGGCTCGTCGGCGAGGTGGGCGTCACCGACGTCATCGACCTGCGCACCGACGTCGAGCGTGATCTCACCGGACCCGGCCCCCTGACCCAGACGTCGTTGGCGCACCACCACCTCAGCTTCATCGCCGAGGACCGTCACCCGGGTGCGGCCCGGAGCACCGCCGACAGTGGCAAGGACGCCCTGCTGCTGTCCGAGGGTGACCCGGATCGGGGGTCCTCGGGCTTCTGGACGCGCCACTACCTCGGCTACCTGCACCAGCGTCCCGACTCCGTCGCGGGGGCACTCGACGTCATCGCGGACAGCCGCGGAGGCGCCGTGGTGCACTGCGCCGCGGGCAAGGACCGCACCGGGACGGTCACCGCGATGGCGCTGTCGGTCGCCGGGGTCCCCGACGAGGAGATCATCGCGGACTACGCCGCCAGCGGCGAGCGGATCCGGCAGATCATCGACCGGTTGGTCGACGTCGAGCCGTACAAGTGGGGTCTGCAGGGGCGCTCACTCGACGAGCAGACCCCGCAGCCGGAGACGATGGAGATGATCCTGCGCACCCTCGAGGACGAGCACGGCGGCGCCACCGGGTGGCTGCGCCAGCACGGGTGGGACGACGAGCGACTGGACCGACTTCGCGCACGCCTGACCGGTTAG
- the ybeY gene encoding rRNA maturation RNase YbeY — protein MSIEVLNETDHEVAEREFVDISRYVLGEMRVHPQAELCIRMVDEDTMTVLHEQWMDLPGPTDVMSFPMDELEPAREGEQPVEGILGDIVLCPSVAAKQAAEAGHATIEEMLLLTTHGILHLLGYDHAEAEEEKEMFELQRQLLLTFLAGRGRETGR, from the coding sequence GTGAGCATCGAGGTCCTCAACGAGACCGACCACGAGGTCGCGGAACGCGAGTTCGTCGACATCTCCCGCTACGTCCTCGGTGAGATGCGGGTCCACCCGCAGGCCGAGCTGTGCATCCGCATGGTCGACGAGGACACGATGACCGTCCTGCACGAGCAGTGGATGGACCTGCCCGGCCCGACCGACGTCATGAGCTTCCCGATGGACGAGCTCGAGCCCGCGCGCGAGGGCGAGCAGCCCGTCGAGGGCATCCTCGGTGACATCGTCCTGTGCCCCTCCGTCGCAGCCAAGCAGGCTGCCGAGGCCGGTCACGCGACGATCGAGGAGATGCTCCTGCTGACCACGCACGGCATCCTGCACCTCCTGGGCTACGACCATGCCGAGGCCGAGGAGGAGAAGGAGATGTTCGAGCTGCAGCGCCAGCTGCTGCTGACCTTCCTCGCGGGACGCGGGAGGGAGACCGGACGGTGA